Part of the uncultured Desulfobacter sp. genome, CTGACCTTTTACTACTATTTTAACGAACGGACCTTTTTCGATCTGGATTGCCAGACCTGGCACCGCGATTACGATGCCGACACATCCGACTATGACTCTCACCAGATGATGGTCAATATAAGCCGTCAGTTCAATTATCTGACTTTGGCGGCCGGGATCGGCTATCATACCCGTGCGTTTGACAATGAAGCAGATGTTCCCGGCGGGGATCAGGGGGCTTTTGCCTGGCAGATTTCTCTGACCGGTCAGAACCCCCCGGACGAAAGGGTAAAATATCCAAAAAGTTCACTGTCTTTGTCCCTTAGCAGCAACCTCAACGATAGTGGCACCGATGACACCTATTATACCTACACCCGGTTTGATGCCGTGGCAACCTATCTGTTTTTTGAGCGGATCAACGGCTCCCTGATCGGCCGTTACCAGCATTCCGACTACGAAACGTCACATCGTGAAGATGACCGGATCTTTTTTTCCGGTGCCCTGGATTACCTGATCAACGATTTGTTTATCGTGGGCCTGGAGGCCGGGCTGGAAGATCGAGATTCCAATGTTGACGGTGAAGATTTTGAAAACGCCTATGTCATGTTCAACATTAAGTTGGATTACGATTTTGGGTCCAAATAGCTCTGTATAGTTGACGTTGTAATATCAAAAATATAGTGGTCCGAATTTATCTTTGATTCGTACCACTATGTTTTTTAACCCCAACGGATGATTTGTTTATGCTGAAAAATAGTTTTAACGTGCTTTTAATCGTTGTTCTTTTGGCCGTTTCTCTTTTAATGCTGTCCATGACCGGCTTATGCGAAGAGCAAAGCAATGGCGGGTACCGATTGGGACCCGAGGATCTGGTCAAAATATCAATTTTGGCCGGTGGTATCGAACAGGTGGTAAAAGAGATGGTGGTCAGCGAAACCGGTGACTTAAATGTTCCCTTTGTGGGGAAAATCCCCGCAGCAGGGTTGACCTTAAGTCAATTGGAAAAAAGAATTTTTATTCCCCTGGAGCGTGATTATTTTGTGGATCCCCAGATCCACCTTCAGATTGTGGAGTACCACAGCCTGGAATTTTCCATCTCCGGCGCCGTTAAAAATCCAGGTAAGTTTGAACTGGATTTTACCCCTACGGTCATGGATCTGATTGCCAATGCCGGCGGTGTTCTGCCCGGGCGCGGCAATCTGGCTTATATTCTTAAAGGAGTGGGCCACGATACCCTGTCAGATTCTGAGATACACGAAGCCATCAGCAAATCAACCCTGGTGAAAATTGATCTGAATCGCCTTCTGGACGAAGGGGACATGTCCGAAAACATACGCCTGGTCTCTGGCGACACCGTATATATCCCCTTAGGATCAAAACTGGACCAGGCCGCAACAATGGTCTATGTCCAGGGGAAAGTCAAAAGTCCGGGCATATTTGACTATCAGCCCGGGCTCACGGCACTTGGTGCCTGCATCATGGCCGGAGGATTTGATAAATTCGCGGCACCCAACCGGGCCAAGGTGATCCGCAAGACTGCTGACGGCCAGGAAACCATTAAAATCAACCTAAAGAAAGTTCAAACCGGCGACAAGGCAGATATCCTCCTCAAGCCGGGTGATCGCATTCATATCCCTGAATCCTGGCTGTAACAGTCAAATACAAGGAAAATTATGGAAGACGAAAATCTGGAAAAAGAGATCCATCTCTCGGACTATTATCTGGTGCTGTTAAAGCACAAGGCGCTGATCATCTCCTTTTTTGTGATCACTGTTTCTATTACGATTCTGGGTACTTTCCTGATGACTCCGGTGTATCAATCCAGTGCCAAACTGATCATTGACAAAGAGTCGTCAGCCTCTCCCATTACCGGCGAACGGTTGGATTATGAAAATTACAACTCCCAGTTCATGACCTTTAACACCCATTTCAAGCTGATTACTTCCGGGCCCGTGATCGAATCTTTGATCAATACCCTGGGTTTGGATAAAGAAGAAGAGAACCTGGATATTAACCCCATCACCAAGGTGATCCGGCAGTTCAAGGATAATATTAAGCTGTTGCTCCAGGTTGATAAAAAGGAACTGCCCCCCCATGAAAAACAATTGGCTCTTATGGCGAAGGTGAAAGAAAAAATTTCCATTGATCAGATTCAAGACACCCGCCTGCTTACCATAAATGTAAAAGATAAAAATCCGGTATTGGCCACAAACATGGCCAATACCCTGGCCAATAAATACATTGAGTTTAATTTGTCCAGTAAAATGCAATCCTCCAAGCAGACCCTGGGATGGCTGAATAATGAACTGTATGAACTGCGCCAGAAACTGGAGCAGTCAGAGAAGGAATTTTTCGACTATAAGCAGGAAAGTAAGGTCTTCTCCCTTGACGGTAAGCAGAAGATGGCCGAGCAAAAAATCGAAGCGTTCAACACCCGGTATCTTGAAGCCAGAAATCACCGTCTGGAGCTGGATGCCATAATTGATGAATTCACCAAACATATCAGAGGGGAAAAAGGAATCTCCGCTATCCGTTCACTGATGGATAACCCGATGATTGACAACATTTATCTGAAAATAGTGGACCTGGAATTGGAATACTCCCGCCTGTCCAAAATTTATAAAGATCAACATCCCAAAATATTACAGCTTCAAAGTGAACTGTCCAAGAGCCGTTCCCGCCTCACCGAGGAGATCAAAAAGGAACTATCGAATCTGAAATCCGAGCGTAAGGTGCTTTTGGCCCGGGAACAAAACCTGGAGAAAACCATTGCAGGATTTGAAACCGATGCCCTCAATACCTCATCCAAGGCATTGAAATACAGTATCCTGAAGCGTAATGTGGACAGCAATCAGAACCTGTATGATCTGATGCTTTCCCGGGTTAAAGAATCCAATATTCTTCAAACCAGCGACACCTCGAATATCCGGGTGGTGGAAAAAGCCATGGTCCCTGCGCGCCCTGTATCGCCAAACAAGAAAAGGAATCTTTTGCTGGGTGCTGTACTTGGGCTTTTCGGCGGCATCGGCTTGGCCTTTTTCTTAGAATATCTGGACCAGACTGTACGCACCGAAGAGGATATCACATCCCACTTTAAACTGCCGGTACTATCTGTTATCCCCGAAGCAGACCCATCCGAGACCTATGGAGCCTCATCGTGATTTTTTCTAAACATAAAGCCGGAAATCTTGAGCAGGACAAAGACGCCCTGTTGAATAATTATTCCTCGTCTTCCAGATTTGCCGAATCTTACCGGACCTTGAGAACCAACCTGTTTTTTTCAGCCATGGAAAATGATCTGAAATCCGTGGTGATAACCTCTTCTGTGGCAGGGGAGGGCAAAACCACCACCTGCGTAAATCTGGCACACACCGTGGCCCAGGCTGATCGCAGTGTTCTCCTGGTGGATATGGACCTGCGCCGCCCCCATTTATCAAGCCTTTTTTCCATGAGAAAGGAGAAAGGCGTCTCTGATCTGGTGGCAGATGTTTTCGGCATCCACCTGAACCAGGGAACTCTGGACCAATACCCGGTCAACGATCTGATTCAGCTTACCACGCTTCAGTCTAATACATGTTGCTTGGATTTGGAAAATGAAGAAACCCAGGTCTCCATTTCGTTCGACAAAGGCCGGATGATAGATGTTTACTGGAAAAACCGTCCGGATTCCATGAAACTTGCTAACACTCTGATACAGGAAAAACTCCTAACTGAAAAAGAATCGCTTTTAGCCCTGGGACACCAGAAAAAATCAGTCCAGCGTCTGGGTACCATCCTTTATACCATGGGTTTTGTTTCCAAAAAGGACATCGCCAAGACCCTGTCCATACATACCATTGAAGCCATTAAAGCCGTATCTGCCATGGAACAGGGGGAATTTACTTTTTCGTCTTTATCTGCGGTCGAAGTGAAAAAAATAATAAGCCATGGCATTGATTTCCATAAGCTCTATGCGGAGTTCAACGTGGGTGAGGATATGGGTGACTTTCTTAAAAAGACCATAGACGACATGATTCAGCCTACCTATACAGAAAATCTTTTTATCCTGCCGGCCGGCAGGGTTCCGCCAAATCCCGCAGAACTGGTTGGATCCAAACGAACTGGGTTTCTTATGGATTACCTGAAAACCAGGTATGATTTCATCGTCATTGATACATCACCGGTCATGCCGGCCACGGATGCGTTGTTGGTGGCTCCACACACTGATGGTGTAATTTTGGTTATTAAATCCCGCCACGCGAACAGAAAGATAATACAGGAGGTCCTGAACCGATTTGAAAGCAATAATCTGCCAATCATCGGCACAATCCTGAACAGAGTCGATATGAAAAAAGAGGGATATTATAAGTATTATAAAAAGTACTACACTTCTTATTATGGCAATTAGTCCTGCAAAATTAGCTAAAATCCTCCTGGGAACTGTCCTGTTTGCCCTGCTGATAGTCCAAGGTTTGCTTCTTTCTTCCAGGTATGTCTACCAGCAGGGCGTCAGATATATCTCAGACAATGCCCTGGATAAAGCCCTGTCGTCATTTGAAAAATCAGAAAGTATGGTTCCGGATTTATTGGGCAGATACTATGCTCCCTGGGACATCTATCGTATCCATCTTGCAACCGGTAAAACTTTAAACCAAATCGGACAAGGGTATTTGATTGCCGAGGAGGTCAAACTATCCGAGGCTTTTGAGACCTACCGGTCTGCCTGGTCCTGCTTTGAGCAAGCAAAACGCATTGATTCAAGCATCTATGACATTGCCTTCAGCCAGGCCCAAACCGAAGCTTCTCTTTTTATGATTTACAAAACTATTTATCCTGAAAAACGTCCCCCTTACGATCCGCATACACTTTACCGGAAAGCCATCCAACTTCGCCCAAACGGTATCACCATTTTATACTCCTATGCGATGTTTTTGGCCTATAGAGGTAATAAAGAAGAATTAGGAAAAATAATTCGGCGTATGACAGAAGCCTTTCCTATTGTTTATGGAAAACTTAAAACGGAATATTTTTGGGCCGACAGTCTGGTAAGTAAGGCTGAAGCTGGTTTGAAAGGCGCCATAGAGAAGGATATTTCTCCCCGCGAAGCCCATCAGGCCCTTGCTGATATTTACAGCCAAAATATGAACTATGATCAAGCAGTCTTTCAATATCAGGCAAGCTTAGATATTCGATCCTTCACCAATATCTGGCGTGATTATCTCCATATGGGAAGATTGCAGTATCTGGCTGGTAATATAAATGAGAGCGAAGCTTGGTTTTTGAAAGGATTAGAAACTACAACCGATTTTAAATCCGCACTGAATATTATCTACTATTTTTTTAAACAAAAAGAGCAACTATCAGATTTTGTAAGCTTTGCAACCAGCGTAGCATCGAAATTATTACATCCCCCTGAATTAGACTTTGCTATTTCACGGGCCTGGATAAGTCTAAAAAAATATCCGCTGGCCAAAGCCCGTTTGCTTCGCCTCACTGCAAAGAAACAAACTGCGGAAGCCTGTTATCTTCTGGCAAAAATAGCACAACAGGAACAGGATTTGGAGCAGATGGAACTTCTGGCGCATAGAGCTACGGTTCTTGATAAAGATAACAGCTTATACTATCATCTTTTTTCTGAGGCCTTGAGACGGCAGAAAAAATACCCCCAGGCTGAAGAAGCTGCCACCAAAGCGCTTGAAACCACCAAAAAAGAAAATCATTGGTTATTTAATAATAGGGCCTGGACCCGCTGGGCCCAGCAAAAATATGAAGCGGCTGCCATGGACTGGAAGCGGGCCTTTTATCTGAAGTCTGACAATGCGGAGTTCCCTTACTACATAGCCCAATGTTATGAGCGTGTTGATAGATTTGAGGAGGCCCAAGTCTATGTTACAAAAGCCTTGGCTTTATCTCCTGATAACGCATTGTTCCAAAAGTTGAGACAGCGGTTAAAATGAATCTTTATTTTTGGTAACACATGGGGGCTTCTTTGCCAGTGGGATTTTGATTTGATTACGGAATTCCTTTTGGAAAAGGAATATATCGTCTTACAAAATGCAAGGTTTAAAAATCGCATAATTTCTGTACAAAAAATAGGATTAGCGAGAACAGTGGCCTGGATAGACTGACACCCTGTCTAACCTTTGTAAAAAAAAATTATAAAACAGGTGTATGTCTGACAAAATAGGCCATACGAATTATAGAAAATCAGGGGTTGATCATAAGATTGGCCACTCAAGAATAAAACCACTTCAGTCCACAATCAACCGCCTGTAATTCCAGCATTATTTCCCAGATCTTTAAAAGATAAATACAAAGTGGCCGAAGTTATGATCAATCCCGAAAATCAGATTCTTCGAATCAAAGAGGGGGGGAGGGCTATAGACTATTGACATACCATACCCTTTTCCCAAAATTAATCGCCTTTGGAATTAACTCATGAAAATTATTTTTATAATTATTGTTGTTTTTTGGTTGTGTCAAAAAATTATGTGGGTTACCGGATATCTTATTTGCTGGACATATACAAAAGCCTCTATTTTTTTCCAGAAACGCAAAACAGAGACCTCTTCTGAATTTGATAAAAAATTGGGGCGTAATGAAAAGAGTCCTGAAAGCAAAATTTATGTTGTCCTAAAAAATTATATAAGACGTTGGATAGAAGGCTATTACCGATATAAAATTATTAGAACTGGGAACATCGCCTCTCACGTAATAAGAAATTTTATATATTATCAAGTTTTTAACGTTTCTTTCGGTAAAAATGCGATCGTTTATTATGGTGCTGAAATAAGGGAACCCTACAAACTTAAAATCGGAAGAGGGTCAATTATTGGAGACAGAGCAGTATTAGATGCTAGAAGTGGAATTACAATAGGAAAGAATGTAAATTTAAGTTCTGAAGTACAGATTTGGACGCTTCAACATAACTATAGCTGCCCCTATTTTTCAACCGCTGATCAATGTAAACCTGTTGTAATTAAAGATCAAGTTTGGATCGGGCCAAGAGTTACCATTCTGCCTGGCGTAACAATTGGAAAGGGAGCCGTTATTGGAGCTGGTGCCATTGTTACAAAAGATGTGAATTCATATACTTTAAATGGGGGGGTACCCAGTAAACAAATTGGCCTTCGCAATATTGATTTAAAATACTCTTTCAGTGGTCAGTATATTCCTTTTTTATGATAGACCACTGTTAAGGACAATTATAAGGTTTAGGACCATGGAAATGAGCAATGCTCATGATAGAGGGCTCTTTCCAGTTTTTGAGAGGTTACTACTGAAGATATCTTCGATGACTGATTGCATAAAAAATAATAAAAGAATACTGCATAATACCATCTTATTATATATACGGATGCTAATATTGATGTCAGTATCTTTGTATACAAGCCGGGTTGTTTTGAGTATATTAGGTGTAGGGGATTATGGGATTTATAATGTTGTAGGTGGTGTTGTATTCGTACTATCATTTTTAAATATCTCCATGGCAACAGCCACACAACGTTTTTTAAATTTAGAATTAGGTAAAAATAACAAAAAAGGTGTTGAAAAAGTCTTTGCCACAGCCCAAGTAATACATATTCTCATTGCGGTTATCATATTAGTATTAGCGGAAACTTTTGGCGTCTGGTTTTTGAATAACCATATGTTTATACCAAAAGATCGTATAATCGCTTCGAATTATGTATTTCAATTTACGATTTGTTCTTTCTTGCTTACTGTTATGAGTGTGCCTTATAATGCTACGATAATTGCGCATGAAAAAATGTCGGCATTTGCCTATATAACAGTAATTGAGGCCCTTTTGAAATTAGGCATTGTATTCCTACTATTAGTAATTAATTCTGATAAGCTCATAGCATATTCTTTTTTAATGGCTATCGTTTCAATTATAATACGTATAATATATGGAAGTTATTGCAGGCGGCATTTCGAAGAGTGTAGACGATTTAGCGTGAAATATGATAAATTTTTATTTAAAGAAATGCTTGGCTTTTCAAGTTGGACAATATTCGGTTCTTTAGGATCCATATCTCATACTCAGGGCGTAGCAATTGTTTTAAATATGTTCTTTGGGGTTGCTGTTAATGCTGCCCAAGGAATATCCATGCAGATAAATAATCTTGTATATCAGTTTGTTACAAGTTTTATGACAGCTCTTAATCCGCAGATAGTGAAATATTATGCTGCAAAAGATTTGTATTTTATGCAAACACTCATTAAACGTGGATGTAAAATGGGTTTTTTTTTAGTGGCTTTTTTGGTTCTGCCATTGTGTTTCGAAACCCAAACTATACTAAGTCTTTGGTTAAAGGAAGTGCCAGAATACACGGTGATTTTTACTAGGCTCGTCCTTTTAACCAGTTTGTGTAATTCCTTTGCAAGCCCATTGTCTGTTGCTCAAGGTGCCACTGGGAATATAAAAACGTATCAGATGGTTTTAACAATACTCGGATGGATGCATCTGCCGTTAGCATGGGTGTTCTTCACATTAGGTTTTGCACCATACTACGCGATGTATATTTACTTGTTTTTAGTGATAATTATGCAAATGTATCGTATCTATAAAGTTTGTAATTCATTAAATATAAGTATATCTGGCTTTTATAAGGATGTGATAATCAAATGTTTTCTTGTGATGCTTTTATCATCTATTTTACCTGTTGGAATGCATCTATTGGTCCCATATAGCTTATTCTCAAGAATATTAACATTCTGCATGAGTGCCGTTATGGTTATAATCAGTGTGTTCGTCGTTGGGGTGAATAATGAAGAACGAAATAAAATTTTTAAGTTTATTAGATCGAAAACTTATATAGCGGCACTAAATTAATGAAAACAAAAATTTTGCTTTTAGGTGGGACTGGTGTTATTGGGTCGTATTTGGTTCATATGCTCAATGATAAAAGTATAGATACTCATGTAACATCTAGAATTAAACGAAATAATTTTGGGTCCATTTTTTATATTCAAGGAAATGCCAAAGACTATGCTTTCCTAAGAGCTGTGTGTAACGAAAAAAAATGGTCCGCTATTATTGATTTTATGTCTTATAAAACCGGTGAATTTTCTTTACGTTTAAATACGTTGTTGAATTCTACAGATCAGTATGTATTTGTCAGTTCGGCGCGCGTTTATGGTAATGAAGAACATCCAATTAAGGAAACTTCTCCTCGATTGCTTGATTGTAGTGATGATTATGCTTTTTTAGATACAGATGAATACTCACTAACAAAAGCCCGGCAGGAGAATTTGTTATTTGATTCGGGTAAAAAAAACTACACAATTGTACGACCATGCATTACGTTCGGAGATGAACGTTTACAGTTGGGTGTTTTGGAAAAAGAAGAATGGCTTTATCGTGCATTAAAAGGCCGAACTATAGTCTTCTGTAAAGATATTGCAGACAGGATGACGACTATGACTACCGGCTATGATATGTCTCTTCTTGTTTTAAATATTATTGGAAATCCAAATGCAATAGGAGAAGTTATTCATTTCACATCACCATATCATCGTACCTGGTCTGAAATTTATTCTATATATGAAGAAACACTGATAAGAATATTTAATATACAACCAAAAATGAAGATGGTTTCTCTATATGATTTTTTACATTGTAGAAGTAACTATTTAAAATATCAGGTTATGTATGACCGCGTTTATGATAGAGACTATAATACAGAA contains:
- a CDS encoding outer membrane beta-barrel protein; translated protein: MNYKQTVMVLAISLFLFSAVCANDVFAQGRMTINPHIQSGVRRDTNFHKSEENTKTVDTYYVKPGVELGYTTDKTKITLDYWMNRLVYDDQDDIRPGDTAADEYDYTEHQANFRARLAPTDRLAFGLDNRFWKTREAANADRYSNAVERYKYTFNRFNPWAKYRFAHKFGLGLGYTNKTIDYDNDDEEEDSDENRGILTFYYYFNERTFFDLDCQTWHRDYDADTSDYDSHQMMVNISRQFNYLTLAAGIGYHTRAFDNEADVPGGDQGAFAWQISLTGQNPPDERVKYPKSSLSLSLSSNLNDSGTDDTYYTYTRFDAVATYLFFERINGSLIGRYQHSDYETSHREDDRIFFSGALDYLINDLFIVGLEAGLEDRDSNVDGEDFENAYVMFNIKLDYDFGSK
- a CDS encoding SLBB domain-containing protein yields the protein MLKNSFNVLLIVVLLAVSLLMLSMTGLCEEQSNGGYRLGPEDLVKISILAGGIEQVVKEMVVSETGDLNVPFVGKIPAAGLTLSQLEKRIFIPLERDYFVDPQIHLQIVEYHSLEFSISGAVKNPGKFELDFTPTVMDLIANAGGVLPGRGNLAYILKGVGHDTLSDSEIHEAISKSTLVKIDLNRLLDEGDMSENIRLVSGDTVYIPLGSKLDQAATMVYVQGKVKSPGIFDYQPGLTALGACIMAGGFDKFAAPNRAKVIRKTADGQETIKINLKKVQTGDKADILLKPGDRIHIPESWL
- a CDS encoding GumC family protein, translating into MEDENLEKEIHLSDYYLVLLKHKALIISFFVITVSITILGTFLMTPVYQSSAKLIIDKESSASPITGERLDYENYNSQFMTFNTHFKLITSGPVIESLINTLGLDKEEENLDINPITKVIRQFKDNIKLLLQVDKKELPPHEKQLALMAKVKEKISIDQIQDTRLLTINVKDKNPVLATNMANTLANKYIEFNLSSKMQSSKQTLGWLNNELYELRQKLEQSEKEFFDYKQESKVFSLDGKQKMAEQKIEAFNTRYLEARNHRLELDAIIDEFTKHIRGEKGISAIRSLMDNPMIDNIYLKIVDLELEYSRLSKIYKDQHPKILQLQSELSKSRSRLTEEIKKELSNLKSERKVLLAREQNLEKTIAGFETDALNTSSKALKYSILKRNVDSNQNLYDLMLSRVKESNILQTSDTSNIRVVEKAMVPARPVSPNKKRNLLLGAVLGLFGGIGLAFFLEYLDQTVRTEEDITSHFKLPVLSVIPEADPSETYGASS
- a CDS encoding DUF4388 domain-containing protein translates to MIFSKHKAGNLEQDKDALLNNYSSSSRFAESYRTLRTNLFFSAMENDLKSVVITSSVAGEGKTTTCVNLAHTVAQADRSVLLVDMDLRRPHLSSLFSMRKEKGVSDLVADVFGIHLNQGTLDQYPVNDLIQLTTLQSNTCCLDLENEETQVSISFDKGRMIDVYWKNRPDSMKLANTLIQEKLLTEKESLLALGHQKKSVQRLGTILYTMGFVSKKDIAKTLSIHTIEAIKAVSAMEQGEFTFSSLSAVEVKKIISHGIDFHKLYAEFNVGEDMGDFLKKTIDDMIQPTYTENLFILPAGRVPPNPAELVGSKRTGFLMDYLKTRYDFIVIDTSPVMPATDALLVAPHTDGVILVIKSRHANRKIIQEVLNRFESNNLPIIGTILNRVDMKKEGYYKYYKKYYTSYYGN
- a CDS encoding acyltransferase, producing the protein MKIIFIIIVVFWLCQKIMWVTGYLICWTYTKASIFFQKRKTETSSEFDKKLGRNEKSPESKIYVVLKNYIRRWIEGYYRYKIIRTGNIASHVIRNFIYYQVFNVSFGKNAIVYYGAEIREPYKLKIGRGSIIGDRAVLDARSGITIGKNVNLSSEVQIWTLQHNYSCPYFSTADQCKPVVIKDQVWIGPRVTILPGVTIGKGAVIGAGAIVTKDVNSYTLNGGVPSKQIGLRNIDLKYSFSGQYIPFL
- a CDS encoding MATE family efflux transporter; translated protein: MSVSLYTSRVVLSILGVGDYGIYNVVGGVVFVLSFLNISMATATQRFLNLELGKNNKKGVEKVFATAQVIHILIAVIILVLAETFGVWFLNNHMFIPKDRIIASNYVFQFTICSFLLTVMSVPYNATIIAHEKMSAFAYITVIEALLKLGIVFLLLVINSDKLIAYSFLMAIVSIIIRIIYGSYCRRHFEECRRFSVKYDKFLFKEMLGFSSWTIFGSLGSISHTQGVAIVLNMFFGVAVNAAQGISMQINNLVYQFVTSFMTALNPQIVKYYAAKDLYFMQTLIKRGCKMGFFLVAFLVLPLCFETQTILSLWLKEVPEYTVIFTRLVLLTSLCNSFASPLSVAQGATGNIKTYQMVLTILGWMHLPLAWVFFTLGFAPYYAMYIYLFLVIIMQMYRIYKVCNSLNISISGFYKDVIIKCFLVMLLSSILPVGMHLLVPYSLFSRILTFCMSAVMVIISVFVVGVNNEERNKIFKFIRSKTYIAALN
- a CDS encoding NAD-dependent epimerase/dehydratase family protein; the encoded protein is MKTKILLLGGTGVIGSYLVHMLNDKSIDTHVTSRIKRNNFGSIFYIQGNAKDYAFLRAVCNEKKWSAIIDFMSYKTGEFSLRLNTLLNSTDQYVFVSSARVYGNEEHPIKETSPRLLDCSDDYAFLDTDEYSLTKARQENLLFDSGKKNYTIVRPCITFGDERLQLGVLEKEEWLYRALKGRTIVFCKDIADRMTTMTTGYDMSLLVLNIIGNPNAIGEVIHFTSPYHRTWSEIYSIYEETLIRIFNIQPKMKMVSLYDFLHCRSNYLKYQVMYDRVYDRDYNTEKESRYADIGKFTTPEEGIKISLSNFIQNQYSFTQINWRNEGRKDKITKERTPFSEIPRIKNKIKYLMARFF